Below is a genomic region from Telmatobacter sp. DSM 110680.
CCGGGGCTGATCGATGCGCATACCCACATCACGATGAATACGGATTTTGATCCATTTCGAGAACTGATATCGACGGACGCGAAACAGGCAATCAACGGTGTGGTGAACGCGCGCACGACATTGATGGCGGGGTTCACGTCGATTCGCAATGTGGGGGCGGGCGGTTATACCGATGTTGATCTGCGTGACGCGATCAATTCGGGACAGGTTGCAGGTCCACATATGCTGGTGAGCGGTCCGGCGATGGGAATAACCGGAGGTCACTGCGACGACAATCTGCTGCCGGTGCAATATCACCAGGTGAGCGATGGTGTGGCCGATGGGATTGCAGCGGTTCAACAGAAGGTGCGGCAGAACATTAAATATGGTGCGGACCTGATCAAGATCTGTGCGACGGGCGGGGTCCTGTCGAAGGGGGATGATCCGCAGGCTTCGCAGTACACGCTGGAGGAGATGCAGGCGATCGTAGCGGATGCACATCGGCTGGGCCGCAAGGTGGCGGCGCATGCGCATGGAGCGCAAGGAATCTTATGGGCGACAGAGGCGGGCGTGGATTCGATTGAGCACGGCAGCTACATTAATGACGCGGCCATCGCCGAGATGAAGAAGCGGGGAACCTACCTGGTGCCGACGGTCTACCTGCAGGACTGGATGCTTGAGAAGGGGAATCTGCCAGCTTTCTATCACCAGAAGATGGTGGATGTGATCGGAGTAGCAAAGAAGAACATCAAGCATGCGATGGAGGCAGGCGTGAAGATTGCGCTGGGGACCGATGCTGCCGTTTATCCGCATGGGCTGAATGCGCATGAACTGGATGTGTATGTGAATCAGCTAGGGATGTCTCCGCTGGCGGCACTGCAATCGGCAACCGTGAATGCGGCGGACCTGATGGGCTGGACGGCGAAGACGGGCACGCTGGAGCCGGGCAAGTGGGCGGACATTATCGGAGTGGAAAAGAATCCGATGGAGGACGTGCGGGTGCTGCAGAATGTGAAGTTCGTGATGAAGGGCGGCGTGATCTACAAGAGTGACGGCAGCTCTGCAAAGTGAAGTTCGCAAAGGGGTCACGTGGTGGGGGCAGGAGTTTTTGGGGGAGTGGGTGGAGCGTGGATACTTAGGCGCTCCGCCTTGAACTCGGTTTCCTGACTGTGACTGCGGTGCGTTGATTGCGACGAACGTGGGCAAAGGCCACGGAGTTGTGCTGCATGCTGTAGTGCATCTTTGCTGCTTCCGATTCGAGGTCGGTGGGGACAAACCAGTTGGTGTTGCGCTGCACCTTCGCGGAGCGGCCGGCGATCCAGAACTTCATCATGAGGAAGCTAAAGGCTGGCAGAGCGACCAGCAGGACGACAAAGATCTCTAGATGAGCGCGGACGGTCGAAAGTTTGGCGCCGATACTCGATGGATCCATCTGACATTCTCCTTGCCGTTTGCGAGAACCGGGTCATAAGTCCGATTGCGCTTGTCGGATGTTGTGACTGTATGTGTGTTATCGACTGCGCACAATATGGCGTTAGTGCGAATAAAGCAGCGCGGTAGTGCAGGGTAATTCGGCTACGGTAACGAGTCGAAATCATTACTTATGTGGGGTAGGCCGAACGCGAATACACAATGCAATGGAGTTAGGGAAGGCGAGAAATGAAGCGGTCGCCCTGAGCGCGATCGGCCGGAGTCTCAGATGGAGTCTGTGATGGCTTGGGCCCACGCTATCGCGCTGGAATAACATCCGGCTGCAAAGTCCTCGTGTATTCCGAGCAGGCGGCAATTATGGACAACAGCTTGCCATGCTCCGGATTCAACCGCGAGGATGAGCTCCCAGATCGGTCGGAGGCTTCCCTCGTGCTCTAACAGTAGTTTCGTTGAGTCGTCATTGAGCGAGAGACCTCCGATGATGGCGCACATGGGGATTTCGAGAATCGCGTCCATGAGTGACAAGAGCCCTAGCAAAAAGAGATCAGATTCACCGTGCGCGACCCTGGCGCCGAGCAACTCTGCGAATCGTGCGCGAACCATTCCCGAAAGCAGCAATTCGCTGGGACGGCCTTGCGACATTTCAAACATGCCCGCGAGTCTGCACCAGCGGCGAATTTCATCTTCGCCCATGAGGGTGAGCGCCTGGCGAACAGTGCTCACTTCTCCGCGAAACGCGACTACAGCAGAGTTGAGGAAGCGCAGCAGACGGTAGTAGAGGGTAGGATCGCTTTTGATGAGTTCTTCGACAGACATCCAATCGAGTTCGGGCTGTGAGACGGCCTGAAGGAGGCGCAGGTAGACGACCTTATTGGTGCGCGCTCCACGAGTTCGCAGCGATTCGGGCTTGCGAAAAAAGTATCCCTGAAAAAAGTGAAAGCCGGCTCGGCGCGCGAACTCGAAGTCCTGGCGTGTCTCCACTCCGGTGGCGAGCAAGCCGGTGTGTTCCCAGCGATCCGATCCGATTATCAGCGGAATCTCTTCCAGCCGGGTTTGCTGAAGGTCGACTTTGATGTAATCCGCGAGGTGAACGACGGGCTGCCGTGGATCGTTGTTCATGAATCCATCCAGAGCAATCTTGTAGCCCGCGTTTTTGAGTTCGCAACAGGCTTGCAGGATGGCGTCATCCATCGTCACGTCGGATTGAATTTCAGCAGCGACTTTTTCCGGGGGCAAAAATGCGATGCCGTGTCCGAGCAGGATCTCCCGATTGCAGGGGATAAATGCGAGGCGGTTATCGCAGAGAATATCCAGCCCCAGCAGGGTCGACATATCGATGGTGGTACGTACCGATTCGGTCGTGTCGGTGGCGGAGAAGTGACTGACGACGTCGGTGCGAAACAGGAGTTTGTAGCCGATGACGGTTTCGTCCGCTGCGAGGATCGGCTGGCGCGTGGCGTACCGGGTGGGTCGAGCTTCGTCGATGAGTTGCTGTTCCACTGTTCTGGATGAAACATCGGCAGAATTCTGAATCGCATGAACTGAATCGCATGAGCGCGGCGGATGGTTCTTTACAGTCCGGCATGGGTCCTGCCACACTGGAAGGTGGACACCCAAACCATCGTTATTCTTGATTTCGGATCGCAGTATACGCAGCTCATTGCGCGGCGTATTCGCGAGCTGAACGTTTTTTCCGTTGTGCTTCCCTGCACGGTTCCGTTGACGGAAGTAAAAGCCTACAAGCCGATCGGCATTATTCTGTCGGGCGGCCCGTCGTCGGTGTATGACGCGGATGCGCCGAATGCCGATCCGAGGCTGCTGGAGATGAAGCTGCCGACCCTGGGAATTTGCTATGGGCTGCACTTTATCGTGCATCACCTGGGCGGCAAAGTGCGGACGGCGCCGAAGCGCGAATACGGGCATGCCGAAGTTGCGCTGGAAGACAGCTCGACACCGCTGTTTGCGGGACTTCCGGCGGCGATCCAGGTATGGATGAGTCACGGCGATGAGGCGCTGGAGTTGCCTGCGGGCTTTCGACGCACGGCGGTGACGTCAAATGCGCTGGCAGCAATTGCGAACGAAGAGCGGCGCATCTGGGCGGTTCAGTTTCATCCCGAGGTGCATCACACGCCGCTCGGACCGCAACTGATCCGGAATTTTGTCTTCGATATTTGCGGCGCAAAGGGCGACTGGACGCCCGCGCACTTTGTTGAGACGACGGTTGCGGGGATTCGCGAGAAAGTTGGCAAGGGGCACGTGATCTGCGGACTTTCGGGTGGGGTGGATTCGTCGGTAGCGGCGATGCTGGTGCACAAGGCGATTGGCAGCCAACTGACTTGCATCTTTGTAAACAATGGAGTGCTCCGCAAAAACGAATTTGAAAATGTGCAGAAAAACATGCGCGACAAGCTGGGGCTCAACGTGGTGGCGGTGGATGCGAGTGAGCGGTTCCTGAAGCAGCTTGCCGGCGTTACCGATCCGGAGACCAAGCGCAAACGGATTGGCGCGGAGTTCATTGCGGTGTTTGACGACGAGGCGAAGCGCATTGCAGAAAAGTCGGGCGGTGTGGACTGGCTGGTGCAAGGGACGCTGTACCCGGACGTGATTGAGTCGAGCAGCGTGAAGGGGCCGAGCCAGACTATCAAGAGCCATCACAATGTGGGCGGGCTGCCGATTGGGATGAAGCTGAAGTTGATTGAGCCGCTGCGCGATTTGTTCAAGGATGAAGTGCGGCGGATCGGACGTGACATGGGCATGCCGGAAGATATTCTTGGCCGGCAGCCGTTTCCCGGGCCTGGGCTTGCAGTTCGAATTCTTGGCGAAGTCACTCAGGACCGCGTGGCACTGCTGCAAGAGGCTGATGAGATTGTTGTCAGCGAGATCAAGGCGGCTGGGCTGTATTCGCGGATCTGGCAGAGCTTTGCGGTGCTCCTGCCGGTAATGAGCGTGGGCGTGATGGGCGATCAGCGCACCTATGCTTACACCTGCGCCGTGCGCGCGGTGCATTCCGAAGACGGCATGACGGCGGATTGGACTCCGCTGCCGCATGAGGTGCTGAAGCGCATTTCCAGCCGGATTGTGAATGAAGTGCGCGGTATCAATCGCGTAGTCTACGACATCACATCTAAGCCCCCCGGCACCATCGAGTGGGAATAGTTCCTTATATGTAAGTTGTTGTATATCAACAAAAAGCACCTTTTACGAAACATTGAAAGTCAACAATTTACGTGCTAACCTTTGACAGAATCTTTGAAATTCTGGGCACTACTCAGATTCATAGCTGAGAAAGGTTAGGATGCTCAAAAAGCAGATTTTTGATCCAGAATCAGAAATCCCCATCTTTGGCGATGCCTTGGCTTATGTTCGGGACGGCCACTGGCAATTTCGGATGTATGTTGCTGCTGAAAAGAAATATGTGGTTCGATCCCTCAAGACTCGAAATCGAGCCACAGCCATTTCAAAAGCTCAGGACATGTATCACGAAATCCTGATGGAAGTGAAGAGCGGCAAAAAGCTGTTCTCCATGACCACAAAAGAAGCCGTTGCTGAGTACCTGAAGTATCGGCATAAGGATATTGCCACAAAGGGAATTGTTGTTGGCAGGTTCACCACCATCACATCACACCTAAACCATTTTCTGGACTTCATCGGAAGAGACACCCGAATGAAAGATTTGGGAGTGGATCACATGGAAGATTATTACGGCTTTCGATTGGGTGAGAAGGCCAGTCAGTCAACGATCTTCAATGAACAGTCCACAATAAATGCCATGATGAAGTGGTTGTATCGGAATGGAAATACGAATTTCGAATCCTTTATCTACAGACCAGTTTCAAAGATTGACACAAGAGCAGAGGACATCCGTAAGGCAACTATCACAGAAGATGAATACATTGCTCTCTATACGGCTGCTCGATCCTATGTAAGACGTTCGGAAGGCGAGGAATATCTTGAACGTGAGATCGCACGTCATTGGATTCTGATAAATGCCAATTGTGGTATGAGGAATGGTGAAGCCAGACAATTGAAGGTCAGAGATGCTGAAATCTTCACTGTGAAGGCCAGCAACGAATTGGACAGGACTTTGGTGAGGCTGACCATTCAAGCTGAAACCTCCAAGTGGAGGAAATCTCGAATGGCTGTCTGTCGTGGTGGGAAGTATTTCGAACGGCTGAGAGAACTGCTGAAATCCAAGAACGATGATCTTGTCTTCTCCGTGGATGGCACCACTCCATTCACTGAGAAGCTGCTACTGAAGCATTTCTATGCCATATGTAGTTTGGCCAAAATCAAGGATTTCAGGGAGCGAGGGATCTCCCCTTATTCGCTTCGTCATTTCATGATTACTGAACGGGTTCGGGCTGGACTCAATGTGCTTTCTGTGGCCGATATGTGTGGAACGAGCATCAAGGAAATAGAAGCAACATATCACCACATGTTCGACGATGTGAGGATCAGTAATGCTTTGATTCCGTCACGGCGACGAGCAGCAAAAAAGCCAGAGGAGAAGTAGAGCCTAAATGCCCGATGGCGTTTTGACAGGTTTGTTCACATCAGCCAAATCCTTTTCCGCTTGCTCCACTGAGCTTCTTTCTTTTTCGAGCTTGAATGCCGCTCTCTCTCGCTTCAGTTGCTGGCTCTTCTGCTTCAGCGATTGTTGTTTAAATTTCAAAAATGGCTTCGTCATAATCTCAAAGATTCTCATAGTGTGTTTCTCCTGAACAAATTCCAGAATTGTTCATACGAATTATCGAAATTCCAGAATTGATTTGTTGAATTTCTCTCCTCAGAAGTTTGAGTCGAGTGATAATGCTGATTTTCCAAGTGAATTTTGCGAAGCACTTGGATTCGATCTTCCTGTTGCTGTTTTGCAATTTAGACACACGAATAAAACAAGGTACGGCAAAGCCAAACCCGTCTACGTCAATTTCAGTTGTTTCACTCGTCCTGCCTTTCAGTCCAACCTCAAACATTTCCGAAATGTGATCCC
It encodes:
- a CDS encoding amidohydrolase family protein, encoding MILKQKLAVCLCFALTGAASSIVVAAQPNEKAAAKRTLVRAGHVLDVKTGKLADAQTIVVVGDSIKSIAATASVTAEAGDTVVDLGGMTVMPGLIDAHTHITMNTDFDPFRELISTDAKQAINGVVNARTTLMAGFTSIRNVGAGGYTDVDLRDAINSGQVAGPHMLVSGPAMGITGGHCDDNLLPVQYHQVSDGVADGIAAVQQKVRQNIKYGADLIKICATGGVLSKGDDPQASQYTLEEMQAIVADAHRLGRKVAAHAHGAQGILWATEAGVDSIEHGSYINDAAIAEMKKRGTYLVPTVYLQDWMLEKGNLPAFYHQKMVDVIGVAKKNIKHAMEAGVKIALGTDAAVYPHGLNAHELDVYVNQLGMSPLAALQSATVNAADLMGWTAKTGTLEPGKWADIIGVEKNPMEDVRVLQNVKFVMKGGVIYKSDGSSAK
- a CDS encoding HDOD domain-containing protein, translating into MEQQLIDEARPTRYATRQPILAADETVIGYKLLFRTDVVSHFSATDTTESVRTTIDMSTLLGLDILCDNRLAFIPCNREILLGHGIAFLPPEKVAAEIQSDVTMDDAILQACCELKNAGYKIALDGFMNNDPRQPVVHLADYIKVDLQQTRLEEIPLIIGSDRWEHTGLLATGVETRQDFEFARRAGFHFFQGYFFRKPESLRTRGARTNKVVYLRLLQAVSQPELDWMSVEELIKSDPTLYYRLLRFLNSAVVAFRGEVSTVRQALTLMGEDEIRRWCRLAGMFEMSQGRPSELLLSGMVRARFAELLGARVAHGESDLFLLGLLSLMDAILEIPMCAIIGGLSLNDDSTKLLLEHEGSLRPIWELILAVESGAWQAVVHNCRLLGIHEDFAAGCYSSAIAWAQAITDSI
- the guaA gene encoding glutamine-hydrolyzing GMP synthase, encoding MVLYSPAWVLPHWKVDTQTIVILDFGSQYTQLIARRIRELNVFSVVLPCTVPLTEVKAYKPIGIILSGGPSSVYDADAPNADPRLLEMKLPTLGICYGLHFIVHHLGGKVRTAPKREYGHAEVALEDSSTPLFAGLPAAIQVWMSHGDEALELPAGFRRTAVTSNALAAIANEERRIWAVQFHPEVHHTPLGPQLIRNFVFDICGAKGDWTPAHFVETTVAGIREKVGKGHVICGLSGGVDSSVAAMLVHKAIGSQLTCIFVNNGVLRKNEFENVQKNMRDKLGLNVVAVDASERFLKQLAGVTDPETKRKRIGAEFIAVFDDEAKRIAEKSGGVDWLVQGTLYPDVIESSSVKGPSQTIKSHHNVGGLPIGMKLKLIEPLRDLFKDEVRRIGRDMGMPEDILGRQPFPGPGLAVRILGEVTQDRVALLQEADEIVVSEIKAAGLYSRIWQSFAVLLPVMSVGVMGDQRTYAYTCAVRAVHSEDGMTADWTPLPHEVLKRISSRIVNEVRGINRVVYDITSKPPGTIEWE
- a CDS encoding site-specific integrase, with amino-acid sequence MLKKQIFDPESEIPIFGDALAYVRDGHWQFRMYVAAEKKYVVRSLKTRNRATAISKAQDMYHEILMEVKSGKKLFSMTTKEAVAEYLKYRHKDIATKGIVVGRFTTITSHLNHFLDFIGRDTRMKDLGVDHMEDYYGFRLGEKASQSTIFNEQSTINAMMKWLYRNGNTNFESFIYRPVSKIDTRAEDIRKATITEDEYIALYTAARSYVRRSEGEEYLEREIARHWILINANCGMRNGEARQLKVRDAEIFTVKASNELDRTLVRLTIQAETSKWRKSRMAVCRGGKYFERLRELLKSKNDDLVFSVDGTTPFTEKLLLKHFYAICSLAKIKDFRERGISPYSLRHFMITERVRAGLNVLSVADMCGTSIKEIEATYHHMFDDVRISNALIPSRRRAAKKPEEK